The nucleotide window AAGGTCGCTGCGGTCGCCGTCGTGGCCCAGGCGGTTTGGGGAATGGCCCGGTCGCTGTGCCCCGACCGCGAGCGCGCGACGATGGCCATTCTGGCCGCGCTGGCCGTATCGGCCTGGCCAGCAGCGGGTGGACAGGTGTTGGTGATCGCGCTGGCGGGAATCGTCGGGTTGCGCCTGCTCCCGGGATCCGGTGGGATGGGCGCCCCCCACGTGAGAGTCCCCTTCGGGCGCCCACTGGGGATCGGCGCGCTGATCATGTTCTTCGCGCTACTCGTGGCCCTGCCCGTGCTCCGCTATCTGGCGCCCTTTCCCCCGCTTGCCGTCTTCGACAGTTTCTACCGAGCGGGCTCGCTGGTCTTCGGCGGGGGGCACGTCGTGCTGCCCCTGCTCCACGCGGAAGTCGTGCCGCCGGGATGGGTGTCGAACGAACAGTTCCTTGCCGGATACGGCGCGGCCCAGGCGGTGCCAGGTCCGCTCTTCACATTCGCGGCGTACCTGGGCGCGGTCATGCAATCTCGGCCGAACGGCTGGGCTGGAGCGGCACTTGCCCTGATCGCGATCTTCCTCCCATCCTTCCTGCTGGTCGTGGGCGCTCTACCGTTCTGGGACGTCCTCCGCACCCGGGCCGCGTTCCAGGCGGCGCTTCGCGGGATCAACGCCGCGGTTGTCGGCTTGCTCCTCGCCGCCCTGTATCATCCGGTCTGGACGAGCGCGATCCATGCACCCGCCGACTTCGCCCTCGCCTTGGCCGCCTTCGGCTTGCTCACTCTCTGGGCAATGCCGCCGTGGCTCGTCGTCGCCTTTGCCGCGGCGGGCGGTTCGGCGATCGCTGCGGTCCGCTGAGACTGACGGCGAACAAAATAGCAGAAGGGGTTAGGGAGAATTCCCTAACCCCTTGACCTAGCTGGTCGCGGGGGCCCGCAACCAACCGAAGCCGAATCACGACGAGGGCTGAGAGAACGTTAGCCGCTGGCCCTCTTCGTATCCTCTGTGCACGAACTACGTACGAAACGCGCGCGCGCGCATCGAACCCCACCACCCCGCGCCCGACGCTTCCGCTCGCTCATCTCGGACGGTCCCACAGGCTGGGGCGTTCATGTGGGTGAATCGCCCACGGATCCGCGCCGGGCCGTGACCTCTGTGCTATGGTGTGGCGAACTTCAAACCTTGTGAGGAGGTGCGTCGATGGCCGTCAAGATCAGCATCAGGCCCAACGGCCCGTATCTGGTGGAAGGCGAGGTCGAGTTAGTAGATGTTAACGGCAACAAGATCGACACGAGCGGGCGGGGGCCCCGGTTCGCGCTGTGCCGCTGCGGTGCGTCGGTCACCAAGCCGTTCTGTGACGGCACCCACAGCAAAATCGGCTTCCAGGCCGCTGAAGCGGCCGTCGCCCAAGAGAAAAAGTAGGTCCTCGAAACGTACTCCTAGAGCCAAAGCGGGCCAACATCGGGTCGCGGATCAGCATCTACAATGGCAAGGGCGAGATACTGGCGCGGCTGGGCCAGCGCCCGGCCGGGCTCGAGCTCGGCCAGTTCATCTCACCGCACGGTCTCGCCGTCGACTCGCGCGGCGATATCTACGTCGGCGAGGTATCGTTCACCAACTGGGGCAATCGCTTCACGGGCCGGCCCCACCCGCCCGGGCTGCAAAGCTTACAAAAGCTCGTCAAGGTACGCTGAAGACAGGAGGCGTCATGGCCGAACCAGTGATAATGAGGATCTTCTCCGACTACGTGTGACCCTGGTGCTATCTCAGTACCGTGCGTATTGAGAAGCTCAAGGCCGAGCACCACGTGCA belongs to Candidatus Rokuibacteriota bacterium and includes:
- a CDS encoding CDGSH iron-sulfur domain-containing protein — its product is MAVKISIRPNGPYLVEGEVELVDVNGNKIDTSGRGPRFALCRCGASVTKPFCDGTHSKIGFQAAEAAVAQEKK
- the chrA gene encoding chromate efflux transporter, with the translated sequence MGPPQDPTEGPAGTELRAAGRWHGALEVLAAATRLGLTSFGGPVAHLGYFRNEYVVRRRWVDDQTYGDLVALCQFLPGPASSQVGIALGIFRAGLLGGLAAWIGFTLPSAIALVLFGLGIRGMDLSQAGWLHGLKVAAVAVVAQAVWGMARSLCPDRERATMAILAALAVSAWPAAGGQVLVIALAGIVGLRLLPGSGGMGAPHVRVPFGRPLGIGALIMFFALLVALPVLRYLAPFPPLAVFDSFYRAGSLVFGGGHVVLPLLHAEVVPPGWVSNEQFLAGYGAAQAVPGPLFTFAAYLGAVMQSRPNGWAGAALALIAIFLPSFLLVVGALPFWDVLRTRAAFQAALRGINAAVVGLLLAALYHPVWTSAIHAPADFALALAAFGLLTLWAMPPWLVVAFAAAGGSAIAAVR